Proteins encoded in a region of the Lysobacterales bacterium genome:
- a CDS encoding DnaJ domain-containing protein has protein sequence MPYAGRLLGFVFGWILLRHPAGAVLGFLVGWGFDGGWLALRSRRPARGEDPYGVLEVAPEASMEEIDRAYRRAMSRHHPDRVANESPAVRRRAEARARAINAAYDRIRAEREG, from the coding sequence ATGCCTTACGCCGGCCGACTGCTGGGTTTCGTGTTCGGCTGGATTCTGCTGCGGCATCCTGCCGGCGCGGTGCTGGGTTTCCTGGTCGGCTGGGGTTTCGACGGCGGCTGGCTGGCCCTGCGCTCGCGCCGCCCTGCGCGCGGCGAAGACCCGTACGGCGTGCTTGAAGTCGCGCCCGAGGCCTCGATGGAGGAGATCGATCGCGCCTACCGTCGCGCGATGTCGCGTCACCATCCGGATCGCGTCGCCAACGAATCGCCCGCCGTGCGCCGCCGCGCTGAGGCCCGCGCGCGCGCCATCAACGCCGCCTACGACCGCATCCGCGCCGAGCGCGAGGGCTGA